Proteins from one Nicotiana tabacum cultivar K326 chromosome 23, ASM71507v2, whole genome shotgun sequence genomic window:
- the LOC107759893 gene encoding heavy metal-associated isoprenylated plant protein 7, whose amino-acid sequence MGEENKGEEKKEEKKEEEKKVEEKKEEEKKEDEAPQEIVLKVDMHCEACARKVARSLKGFQGVEEVTADCKASKVVVKGKNADPLKVFERVKKKSGRKVELISPLPKPTEDKKDEKKEEPPKEEKKEEPPPVITVKLSVQMHCDACAQALQKRIRKIQGVESVTTDLGNNQVVVKGVVDPEKLVSDVYKRTGKQAIVVKEEEKKEEEKKEEEKKEKEEEKKGNDQEESKGEDDKTTTEIKKSEYLHPKDYIYMEYANYPPQIFSDENPHACSVM is encoded by the exons ATGGGTGAG GAGAACAAAGGGGAGGagaaaaaggaggagaaaaaagaagaagagaagaaggtagaagaaaagaaagaagaagaaaagaaagaagatgaGGCTCCTCAAGAGATTGTGCTCAAAGTTGATATGCATTGTGAAGCTTGTGCCAGAAAAGTTGCCAGATCCCTCAAAGGTTTCCAAG GAGTGGAGGAAGTAACGGCGGATTGTAAGGCGAGTAAAGTGGTGGTGAAAGGCAAGAATGCAGATCCTCTCAAAGTGTTCGAAAGAGTTAAAAAGAAAAGTGGTCGAAAAGTGGAACTTATTTCACCTTTGCCTAAGCCAACAGAAGATaaaaaagatgaaaagaaagagGAGCCGcccaaagaagagaagaaagaagag CCTCCGCCGGTCATAACGGTTAAGTTGAGCGTTCAGATGCATTGTGATGCATGTGCTCAGGCATTGCAGAAACGAATTCGGAAAATTCAAG GAGTTGAATCTGTTACGACAGATCTTGGAAACAATCAAGTTGTAGTAAAAGGAGTCGTTGATCCAGAAAAGTTAGTGAGTGACGTGTACAAGAGAACCGGGAAGCAAGCTATAGTAGTGAAGGAGGAagagaagaaggaagaagagaagaaagaggaagagaaaaaggagaaagaagaagaaaagaaaggaaatgatCAAGAAGAAAGCAAAGGAGAAGATGATAAAACAACAACAGAAATCAAGAAAAGTGAATATTTGCATCCAAAGGACTATATCTATATGGAGTATGCTAATTATCCCCCTCAGATTTTCAGTGATGAAAATCCTCATGCTTGCTCTGTCATGTAA
- the LOC107765998 gene encoding peptidyl-prolyl cis-trans isomerase FKBP16-3, chloroplastic, translating to MASTSLLLPLGLVFSKSWSKNHHPTISRSQIQSGVTRKWCLQLRAQGKWEGTVEDAEGYNLIKRRDLLIEMGFCGVSSFLVGSSSNAEAAGLPPEEKPKLCDATCEKELENVPMVTTESGLQYKDIKVGGGPSPPVGFQVAANCVAMVPSGQIFDSSLEKGQLYIFRVGAGQVIKGLDEGILSMKVGGKRRIYIPGSLAFPKGLTSAPGRPRVAPNSPVIFDVSLEYIPGLEYDEE from the exons ATGGCCTCCACATCTCTTCTACTTCCACTCG GTTTAGTCTTTTCTAAAAGTTGGTCCAAGAATCATCATCCAACAATTTCCAGGAGCCAAATTCAAAGTGGAGTTACGAGGAAATGGTGTTTACAATTGCGGGCACAAGGGAAATGGGAGGGTACTGTTGAAGATGCAGAAGGGTACAACTTAATTAAGCGCAGAGACTTATTAATTGAGATGGGGTTTTGTGGTGTTTCTAGTTTTTTGGTGGGTTCATCCTCTAATGCAGAGGCAGCTGGTTTGCCACCAGAGGAAAAACCAAAATTGTGTGATGCCACATGTGAGAAAGAGCTTGAAAAT GTTCCTATGGTAACAACCGAGTCAGGCTTGCAGTACAAGGACATCAAAGTTGGTGGAGGCCCTAGTCCCCCTGTTGGTTTCCAG GTGGCTGCAAATTGTGTTGCCATGGTTCCCTCGGGACAAATTTTTGACAG CTCCTTGGAGAAAGGTCAACTTTACATTTTCCGTGTGGGTGCTGGCCAG GTAATCAAAGGACTTGACGAAGGGATCCTGAGCATGAAAGTGGGAGGAAAACGTCGAATCTACATACCTGGATCT TTGGCGTTTCCAAAAGGTCTGACATCGGCTCCTGGAAGGCCAAGAGTGGCTCCTAATAGCCCAGTGATATTCGACGTGAGTTTGGAGTACATACCAGGCCTTGAATACGACGAAGAGTGA